Part of the Triticum aestivum cultivar Chinese Spring chromosome 4D, IWGSC CS RefSeq v2.1, whole genome shotgun sequence genome is shown below.
cacggtcgaggggaggaggatggtggtgctatacggacggggggggggggggctctggttgcgactgaatggaccggagggcggcggtggctgtattggccggagatggggaagaagaccctccctggtcgattgcctgctatgggggtgctaggtggggtggcttgaggtcgcctgagggactggacggactcgggggctccttatataggcggccggagtcggttccaacggcggccgtggataagaacggcgaaccgccgttctctaGCCTACAGGacgtcgtggcggcgacgggcactagtggacgagctcgcggataagcttggactgctccagaggcaagctggcgagcggctgtggctcgggcggcgccgtccatggcaggggcctgctgtggccggccgtcgtgcccctgaagacctattcatcttgcctgaaggtgatcctgtgtcagatcctgcacgatacctcatcactacaacacgtcggcggcggtgtatgaggcgtccatggccctggtggcgccttcaagggaggacgcccttctctatcccagatatggcggttatggagttgatggctcgtgtttttttctcttttgctttatttgttttgttttgtttctccttacaacaaaaacttattttattttatttctaattacttatgtattttactttaattattttatttttatttattttactgctgctatttttatttattttactgctgttatttttacttcatttattaaggtttatttattgtagttactatagtttattttattttattttattaaggtttatttagttttatttattttattaaggtttatttattttataaataaaaaatgaaaatagatgcgcttatagagaaaattcaacctaaattcataataaatttctatgaaatttactgtgaatttaggtcaaattccctgtataagggcatctattttcactttaaaaggcagagagggacgggcttataaactggtgtgagcgcccttcgtttggcgaggtgggactaaacactggccgcaactaggaccagccctttagtcccgatttgtggtatgaaccgggactaaagggtggtgggccaggagcgtggacctttggtcccggtttgtcccaccaaccgggaccaaaggggccggacgaaccgggaccaatgcccccacgaggcccggcaggcccctggctgcacgaaccgggaccaatgctcacattagtcccggttcgtgactgaaccggggctaatgtgaaaactgccctgtgacctaagccctgttttctactaatgCACCAACCGACATCAGAGGTGAGTAATGACAGCGGGGATGGAGACCAAGGAGGGGGAGGGACACACGATTCTGCGGTTAGTGTGGAGACTGTTCCAGGTGCGGGGGACACAGGGAGGTAGATGCGGcgcgtggtggtggtggcggtaggCGGCACTGGAGGCAACGTGCTCGATTGGGGATTAGGACATGTGATTTGGGGGAAAAAATTCATGTCCCGTGCGGGTAGTACATGTAAGGATATCAGTGACAAGTGTAACTCGTCATTGGTAATTCTTTACCCGTGACAAGCACCACATACTTCTCGAAAAAAGACAAGGACCACATACTGCTTACTCGAATAACTTTTAGATTTTAGTGTTTGAGATAGGATTAAGGTCCAATTTTATAAAAATTGATACCGAAGGTTCCAAACCTTCCCTACATTTAACTTCCAACATCACGAAGTTCATGTGAAAATTTTGCATTTTTTTGCATCAATTTCTATTCTTTAGGCATTAAATGATTTTTATGGTAgatataattaaaatttgaactacacgtaTATTAAAACAATGCCTACAATTTGGAAGAAAGGTCATATTTAAATTCTTAAGTACCTTACATGGTAGTTGTAACTGAAGAGATGTATGGAAAATTCAAACTTTTTAGTCGGCAAAATTTTAAATCTTAGTTgcatttatttgttttattttatttttagaagtTAAATAAATATGAAAGATGAAATTTTGCATGGCACCATGATACAACCTCAAGGGGTTGTGCTTAAAATTTCAGTCAGTTTCACAAAACTTTAGTTGTACATTGTCAAGAAATCGAAGCATCTCTGGGAAAGCATCATAGGTTTCAAAGTGAAATTATGAGGTTTGAAGTCAAGCTCACGATGGCTTCAGCATTTCAACATAAAATTTGTATTACAAGTTGATATTATACTATTATGTACTTATATACCTTGATTTTTTATTTTGTTATGTAATACACTTATATATTTTTTGAAATAGGGAGTTCAGGCACCATACAAAGTACGTATAGAAAATATTGATCCTGAAGGCTTCTAAactttttaaaaataaaaaatacaaatGTTAAAGTTCATGTCAAAATTAAGCATCGTTCTGCATTGGTTTGCTATTTTCAGGCATTAAAATGAATTTATAGGTATTGAAGGGTAATACATAATTAAAATTGGAACTACAAGTATATTTAAAAGTTCCTACAATTTAAAAGAGAAAACAAATCATATTTAAGTTTTGAAGTACCTTCGGAGATGTTATCCGATAAATGTATTaaataaaattcaaaaataaatttaaAACCGCCTTGAACAACACAATCCCCCACTGTGGGTGAGCATGGAGAGGTCCACCATATAAATAAGCGGCGAGCCACTTGACTGAAATATAATGGTACAatcgcaacaacaacaaaaaatgaaATATTATGAAACAAGATAAATTTTTAGAACAAACAAAGTAGCATGAATCTCAAAGCAACAACGGACGGTGGTTCTATGTACGGGATATTCCGTGCATGGTAGAAAAAACACTCAAGTTTTATGCATGTTCTGGAGATTGCTACAATGCATGTCACATTTTGCATTCTGACAATGTATTCACGAGATCGCTCAACATATGCCATCGTAACATAAACGTTTGAACATGTTTAACTTATGAAAGGTAATCGGACAAATATACAAAAAAAATGCTAATTATATACTCCATGCAATGAGAAGAACAAAGACGGCAATAAAAGTAGTACATTCAATTCCTCATATTGGTTGTGAAGGCTAAACCAGGAGGCTAACTTCTCCAATCTTATTACAACTGCATGCGAGATTAACCTGAAACTTGAATACAAGTCTTCTGCTGAGAATTATTAAAATTTTCTAGCATGCATATATTGAATTACATATTGTTCATTTCAGGGAAGGCTCCCAGGAATTAAAACCCATCGGCGAACTTGGACTTGAGAAGTTCCACGACCCCGGCCTCCACCCGAAGCGCCTTGGTGAGGACCGGCGTCGGGATGGGTGGGTTGGAGCTGAAGAGTGTCAATGGCACGAAGACGATACCGGGGTTCTGGCTGTTGAAGGAGACTACCATGGATGCCTCGGTCTTACCGACGTTGAACTGCAAGTGCATGAGGCCCCGTGGGATGAGGAACGTCTCTCCAGCGCGCACCACCCTCGAGTAAAGCTTGTTCCCGGAGTCGAGGCTGCCGAGGATTCCCACGAGGAGCTCACCTTTCATCACGATGCCGATCTCGGTGGCACGGGGGTGGATGTGCGGCGGGTTGGTGCCTCCTGGAGCGAAGTCCA
Proteins encoded:
- the LOC543007 gene encoding oxalate oxidase 2, with protein sequence MGYSKTLAAGLFATLLLAPVVLATDPDPLQDFCVADLDGKAVSVNGHPCKPMSKAGDDFLFSSKLAKAGNTSTPNGSAVTELDVAEWPGTNTLGVSMNRVDFAPGGTNPPHIHPRATEIGIVMKGELLVGILGSLDSGNKLYSRVVRAGETFLIPRGLMHLQFNVGKTEASMVVSFNSQNPGIVFVPLTLFSSNPPIPTPVLTKALRVEAGVVELLKSKFADGF